In Halopseudomonas xinjiangensis, a single genomic region encodes these proteins:
- the secY gene encoding preprotein translocase subunit SecY: MAKQGALSGMKQGGLTELWGRLRFLFLAIIVYRIGAHIPVPGINPDRLADLFRQNEGTILNLFNMFSGGALERMSIFALGIMPYISASIIMQLMTAISPSLEQLKKEGESGRRKISQYTRYLTLVLALVQAVGMSVGLASQGVAFSDGFAFYFIAVTTFVAGAMFMMWLGEQITERGIGNGISMLIFAGIVAGLPSAVGQSFEAARQGDINIFALIAIALLAVGLIAFVVFVERGQRRITVNYAKRQQGRKVFAAQTSHLPLKVNMAGVIPAIFASSILLFPASLGTWFGQGENMGWLQAVSQAIAPGQPLNIILFSAGIIFFCFFYTALMFNPKDVAENLKKSGAFIPGIRPGEQSARYIDGVLTRLTMFGALYITAVCLLPQFLVVSANVPFYLGGTSLLIVVVVVMDFMSQVQSHLVSQQYESLMKKSNLKGYGSGMLR; this comes from the coding sequence ATGGCTAAGCAAGGCGCTCTCTCTGGCATGAAACAAGGCGGTCTGACCGAGCTTTGGGGGCGCCTGCGCTTCCTGTTCCTGGCGATCATCGTTTACCGCATCGGGGCTCATATCCCGGTTCCCGGTATCAACCCTGATCGTTTGGCCGACCTGTTCCGACAGAACGAGGGAACCATCCTTAACCTGTTCAACATGTTCTCGGGCGGTGCTTTGGAGCGAATGAGCATCTTCGCGCTGGGCATCATGCCGTACATCTCTGCGTCGATCATCATGCAATTGATGACAGCGATCAGTCCTTCGCTGGAACAGTTGAAGAAGGAGGGCGAGTCCGGTCGCCGCAAGATCAGCCAGTACACCCGTTATCTGACGCTGGTGCTTGCGTTGGTCCAGGCGGTGGGTATGTCGGTTGGTCTGGCTAGTCAGGGCGTCGCTTTCTCGGACGGTTTCGCCTTTTACTTCATAGCCGTGACCACCTTCGTAGCGGGTGCGATGTTCATGATGTGGCTGGGTGAGCAGATTACCGAGCGCGGGATCGGCAACGGTATTTCCATGCTGATCTTCGCCGGTATCGTCGCTGGCTTGCCCAGTGCTGTCGGTCAGTCGTTCGAAGCTGCCCGGCAGGGTGACATCAACATCTTCGCTCTGATCGCTATCGCGCTCCTGGCAGTAGGTTTGATCGCCTTCGTGGTGTTCGTCGAGCGCGGCCAGCGTCGGATCACCGTCAATTACGCCAAGCGTCAGCAAGGCCGCAAGGTCTTTGCAGCGCAAACCAGCCATTTGCCCCTCAAGGTGAATATGGCGGGCGTAATTCCGGCGATCTTCGCCAGCAGCATCCTGTTGTTCCCGGCATCGCTAGGGACCTGGTTCGGACAGGGCGAAAACATGGGTTGGTTGCAGGCTGTGTCTCAGGCTATCGCTCCGGGGCAGCCGTTGAACATCATCCTGTTCAGCGCCGGCATCATCTTCTTCTGCTTCTTCTACACGGCCTTGATGTTCAATCCGAAGGATGTGGCCGAGAATCTGAAGAAATCCGGTGCTTTCATTCCGGGCATCCGCCCGGGTGAGCAATCCGCACGTTACATCGACGGAGTGCTCACGCGCCTGACGATGTTCGGTGCGCTGTACATCACCGCGGTCTGCCTGTTGCCGCAGTTTCTTGTGGTGTCGGCAAATGTACCCTTTTATCTGGGTGGGACCTCGCTGTTGATCGTCGTGGTGGTTGTGATGGACTTCATGTCGCAAGTACAATCGCACCTCGTTTCTCAGCAGTACGAGTCTCTTATGAAGAAATCGAACCTGAAAGGCTACGGTAGCGGCATGCTGCGCTGA
- the rpsD gene encoding 30S ribosomal protein S4, whose product MARYIGPKCKLSRREGTDLFLKSGVRALDSKCKLESPPGVHGQRRGRLSEYGTQLREKQKVRRIYGILERQFSNYYKEAARLKGATGENLLQLLERRLDNVVYRMGFGSTRAESRQLVSHKAIMVNGKTVNVASFLVSPGDVVAVREKAKNQLRISGSLDLAAQRGSVEWLEVDAAKKEGVFKSLPSRSDLYADINENLIVELYSK is encoded by the coding sequence ATGGCTCGATATATTGGTCCCAAGTGCAAGCTGTCTCGTCGCGAAGGCACTGACCTGTTTCTCAAGAGCGGCGTGCGCGCCCTCGATTCGAAGTGCAAGCTGGAAAGCCCTCCGGGCGTCCACGGCCAGCGCCGTGGTCGTCTGTCCGAGTACGGCACCCAGCTGCGTGAAAAGCAAAAGGTTCGTCGTATTTACGGCATCCTCGAGCGTCAGTTCAGCAACTACTACAAGGAAGCTGCTCGCCTGAAAGGCGCGACTGGCGAAAACCTGCTGCAGTTGCTCGAGCGTCGTCTGGATAATGTCGTATACCGGATGGGCTTTGGCTCCACCCGTGCCGAATCGCGTCAGCTGGTTTCGCACAAGGCAATCATGGTAAACGGCAAGACCGTGAACGTAGCGTCTTTCCTGGTATCGCCAGGCGACGTGGTAGCGGTTCGTGAGAAGGCCAAGAATCAGCTGCGCATTAGCGGCTCGCTGGATCTGGCTGCTCAGCGTGGCTCGGTCGAATGGCTGGAAGTCGACGCAGCGAAGAAGGAAGGCGTGTTCAAAAGCCTGCCTTCACGCAGCGACCTGTACGCCGACATCAACGAAAACCTGATCGTCGAGCTGTACTCCAAGTAA
- a CDS encoding DNA-directed RNA polymerase subunit alpha yields the protein MQSSVTEFLTPRHIDVQESSPTRAKITLEPLERGFGHTLGNALRRILLSSMPGCAVVEAEIDGVLHEYSAIEGVQEDVIEILLNLKGLAIKMHGRDHVTLNLSKKGPGAVTGADIQLDHDVEIVNPDHVIANLSANGVLNMKLTVARGRGYEPADARQSDEDESRSIGRLQLDATYTPVRRVAYVVESARVEQRTNLDKLIIDLETNGTLDPEEAIRRAATILQQQLAAFVDLKGDHEPVVEHQEDEIDPILLRPVDDLELTVRSANCLKAENIYYIGDLIQRTEVELLKTPNLGKKSLTEIKDVLASRGLSLGMRLDNWPPASLKKDDKVSA from the coding sequence ATGCAAAGTTCGGTTACCGAGTTTCTAACACCGCGTCATATCGACGTACAGGAAAGCTCGCCCACGCGCGCCAAGATCACCTTGGAGCCGTTGGAGCGTGGTTTCGGTCACACCCTGGGCAATGCGCTGCGTCGCATTCTGCTCTCCTCCATGCCCGGTTGCGCTGTGGTAGAGGCGGAAATCGACGGCGTGTTGCATGAGTACAGCGCCATCGAAGGCGTGCAGGAAGACGTCATCGAGATCCTGCTGAACCTGAAAGGCCTGGCTATCAAGATGCACGGTCGTGATCACGTTACCCTGAACCTTTCCAAGAAGGGTCCGGGTGCCGTGACTGGTGCGGACATCCAGTTGGACCACGATGTCGAGATCGTTAACCCCGATCACGTCATCGCCAACCTGTCTGCCAATGGTGTGCTCAACATGAAGCTCACCGTCGCTCGCGGCCGTGGCTATGAGCCTGCCGACGCTCGTCAGTCTGATGAAGACGAGAGCCGTTCGATTGGCCGCCTTCAGCTGGATGCTACCTACACGCCGGTTCGTCGCGTCGCCTACGTCGTTGAGAGCGCCCGGGTGGAGCAGCGTACCAACCTGGACAAGCTGATCATCGATCTGGAAACCAACGGCACGCTGGATCCCGAAGAGGCGATCCGTCGTGCTGCGACTATCCTGCAGCAGCAGCTGGCCGCTTTCGTCGATCTCAAGGGCGATCACGAGCCGGTTGTTGAGCATCAGGAAGACGAGATCGATCCGATCCTGCTGCGCCCGGTAGACGATCTGGAACTGACAGTGCGTTCAGCCAACTGCCTGAAAGCCGAAAATATCTATTACATTGGCGATCTGATCCAGCGTACCGAAGTGGAGCTGCTGAAGACCCCGAACCTTGGCAAGAAGTCCCTGACAGAGATCAAGGATGTTCTGGCCTCGCGTGGTCTGTCACTGGGTATGCGTCTGGACAACTGGCCGCCGGCAAGCTTGAAGAAGGACGATAAGGTTTCCGCCTGA
- the rpsE gene encoding 30S ribosomal protein S5, with amino-acid sequence MANFEQKRDEGYIEKLVQVNRVAKVVKGGRIFAFTALTVVGDGKGRVGFGRGKAREVPAAIQKAMEAARRNMIQVDLNGSTLQYPVKAAHGASRVFMQPASEGTGVIAGGAMRAVLEAAGVHNVLAKCYGSTNPVNVVQATYKGLKAMQAPESVAAKRGKTVEDIVG; translated from the coding sequence ATGGCTAATTTCGAGCAGAAGCGCGACGAAGGTTATATCGAGAAGCTTGTACAGGTTAACCGCGTTGCCAAAGTAGTTAAGGGTGGCCGGATCTTCGCTTTCACCGCACTGACTGTTGTAGGTGATGGCAAGGGTCGCGTGGGCTTCGGTCGCGGCAAGGCGCGTGAAGTGCCTGCTGCAATCCAGAAGGCCATGGAAGCCGCACGTCGTAACATGATCCAGGTCGACCTCAACGGTTCGACGCTGCAGTACCCGGTCAAAGCTGCCCATGGCGCTTCCCGAGTATTCATGCAGCCGGCATCGGAAGGTACTGGCGTAATCGCCGGTGGCGCGATGCGTGCCGTTCTGGAAGCTGCGGGCGTGCACAACGTTCTGGCCAAGTGCTACGGTTCCACCAATCCGGTCAACGTCGTTCAGGCTACCTATAAGGGTCTGAAGGCTATGCAGGCTCCTGAGTCTGTAGCAGCCAAGCGCGGCAAGACCGTTGAAGACATCGTGGGGTAA
- the rpsK gene encoding 30S ribosomal protein S11: MAKPAARVRKKVKKTVVDGIAHIHASFNNTIITITDRQGNALSWATSGGSGFRGSRKSTPFAAQVAAERAGQAALEYGLKNLDVNVKGPGPGRESAVRALNACGYKISGITDVTPIPHNGCRPPKKRRV, translated from the coding sequence ATGGCTAAGCCTGCTGCTCGTGTTCGCAAGAAAGTCAAAAAGACGGTGGTCGACGGGATCGCCCACATCCACGCGTCTTTCAATAACACCATCATCACCATTACCGATCGCCAGGGCAACGCTCTGAGCTGGGCTACCTCTGGTGGCTCCGGTTTCCGTGGTTCGCGCAAAAGCACTCCGTTCGCTGCCCAGGTAGCTGCAGAGCGTGCTGGTCAAGCGGCCCTGGAATATGGTCTCAAGAACCTCGACGTTAACGTGAAGGGCCCTGGCCCGGGTCGTGAGTCAGCTGTACGCGCGCTGAATGCTTGTGGTTACAAGATCAGCGGCATCACTGATGTCACCCCTATCCCACATAACGGCTGCCGCCCGCCCAAGAAGCGCCGCGTTTAA
- the rpmJ gene encoding 50S ribosomal protein L36, with translation MKVAASVKKLCRNCKVIRRNGSVRVICSAEPRHKQRQG, from the coding sequence ATGAAAGTTGCTGCATCAGTCAAAAAGCTTTGCCGTAACTGCAAGGTTATCCGTCGCAATGGTAGCGTTCGGGTCATCTGCAGCGCTGAGCCCCGTCACAAGCAGCGCCAGGGTTAA
- the rplQ gene encoding 50S ribosomal protein L17, translating into MRHRKSGRHLNRTSSHRKAMFQNMAVSLFENELIKTTLPKAKELRRVAEPLITLAKEDTVANRRLAFDRTRSKEAVGKLFNDLGKRYADRPGGYVRILKCGFRAGDAAPMAYVELVDRPELAAASEE; encoded by the coding sequence ATGCGTCATCGTAAAAGTGGTCGTCACCTGAATCGGACCAGCTCACACCGCAAGGCCATGTTCCAGAACATGGCGGTGTCGCTGTTCGAAAACGAACTGATCAAGACTACTCTGCCCAAGGCGAAAGAACTGCGCCGAGTGGCTGAGCCGCTGATCACCCTGGCCAAGGAAGACACCGTGGCCAACCGTCGCCTGGCATTCGACCGCACCCGCAGCAAAGAAGCTGTTGGTAAGCTGTTTAATGACCTGGGCAAGCGCTACGCCGATCGTCCCGGCGGTTATGTGCGCATTCTCAAGTGCGGTTTCCGCGCTGGTGATGCCGCGCCCATGGCCTACGTGGAGCTGGTGGATCGTCCGGAGCTGGCTGCTGCTTCTGAAGAGTAA
- a CDS encoding catalase codes for MIDRKTMTTSAGNPIADNQNSLSAGSRGPLLLQDYQLIEKLAHQNRERIPERVVHAKGSGAFGTLTITNDVTRFTRARLFSEVGKQTELVMRFSTVAGELGAADAERDVRGFAVKFYTEEGNWDVVGNNTPVFFVRDPLKFPDFIHTQKRHPRTNLRSPTAMWDFWSLSPESLHQVTMLMSDRGLPTDVRHINGYGSHTYSFINAANERVWVKFHFKTLQGHRHWTNEQAEKVVGKTRESTQEDLYSAIDNGDFPRWRMCVQIMTEEQARQTPYNPFDLTKVWPHAEFPLIEVGILELNRNADNYFAEIEQAAYSPSNVIPGVGFSPDKMLQARVFSYADAHRYRLGTHYEALPVNAPKCPVHHYHKDGAMRFSPNMPVADAYYEPNSFGGPAQNPEYGEPPLPLEGDADRFDHREGNDDYSQPRALFELFDEGQKQRLFSNIAAAMQGVPEFIVARQLGHFDKVHPEYGVGVREALKASA; via the coding sequence ATGATTGATAGAAAAACCATGACGACCAGTGCCGGCAATCCGATCGCCGACAACCAGAACTCCCTTAGTGCGGGTTCTCGGGGTCCGCTGTTGTTACAGGATTACCAGCTCATCGAAAAGCTCGCTCACCAGAACCGGGAGCGCATCCCCGAGCGCGTTGTGCATGCCAAGGGGTCGGGTGCTTTCGGTACGCTGACTATCACTAATGACGTCACCCGTTTCACGCGCGCTCGGCTTTTCTCCGAGGTCGGCAAGCAGACTGAACTGGTCATGCGCTTTTCCACCGTGGCCGGTGAGCTTGGCGCCGCAGATGCCGAGCGCGACGTTCGAGGTTTCGCCGTGAAGTTCTACACGGAAGAGGGTAACTGGGACGTCGTCGGCAACAATACGCCAGTGTTCTTCGTTCGCGACCCGCTGAAGTTTCCTGATTTCATTCACACTCAGAAACGCCACCCACGCACCAATCTGCGTTCGCCCACTGCGATGTGGGACTTCTGGTCGCTGTCGCCCGAAAGCCTCCACCAGGTCACCATGCTGATGTCTGACCGTGGGCTGCCGACGGACGTTCGCCACATCAATGGTTATGGGTCGCATACTTACAGCTTCATTAACGCAGCCAACGAGCGCGTGTGGGTCAAGTTTCACTTCAAGACGCTCCAGGGACACCGGCACTGGACCAACGAGCAGGCGGAAAAGGTCGTTGGCAAGACTCGCGAAAGCACACAGGAGGACCTGTACAGCGCGATCGACAATGGTGACTTCCCTCGCTGGAGAATGTGCGTACAGATCATGACAGAAGAACAGGCACGGCAGACCCCGTACAATCCGTTCGATCTGACGAAGGTGTGGCCGCATGCCGAGTTTCCGCTGATTGAGGTCGGCATCCTCGAGCTCAACCGTAACGCTGACAACTATTTTGCCGAAATAGAGCAGGCTGCTTACTCGCCCTCGAACGTGATACCCGGCGTTGGTTTTTCTCCGGACAAGATGCTTCAGGCTCGCGTGTTTTCCTACGCTGATGCGCACCGTTACCGCTTGGGGACGCACTACGAAGCGCTGCCGGTCAACGCACCGAAGTGTCCGGTGCATCACTATCACAAAGACGGTGCAATGCGCTTTTCCCCGAATATGCCGGTGGCGGACGCCTATTACGAACCCAATTCATTCGGCGGCCCAGCGCAGAATCCGGAATACGGTGAGCCGCCTCTGCCCCTCGAAGGCGATGCGGACCGGTTTGACCATCGCGAAGGCAACGACGACTACAGCCAGCCCCGTGCGTTGTTCGAGTTGTTTGACGAAGGACAGAAGCAGCGTTTGTTCAGCAATATCGCTGCAGCCATGCAAGGTGTGCCGGAGTTCATCGTCGCGCGGCAGCTTGGCCATTTCGACAAGGTGCATCCGGAATACGGCGTTGGCGTGCGCGAGGCGCTTAAAGCTTCGGCTTGA
- the uvrA gene encoding excinuclease ABC subunit UvrA produces the protein MDTILIRGARTHNLKNVDLDLPRDKLIVITGLSGSGKSSLAFDTLYAEGQRRYVESLSAYARQFLAIMEKPDVDHIEGLSPAISIEQKSTSHNPRSTVGTITEIYDYLRLLFARVGTPRCPDHDLPLTAQTVSQMVDQVLAMPEGSKLMLLAPVMRERKGEHLALFDELRAQGFVRARINGRIHDLDEAPALEKNKKHTIEVVVDRFKVRADLQLRLAESFETALNLADGLAIIAPMEGEELAPEIVFSARFACPQCGHSISELEPRLFSFNNPAGACPVCDGLGVKQFFDSKRLVNGELTLAEGAIRGWDRRNVYYFQMLSSLANHYGIDLDQPFGELQDKHRKLILSGTGTEKVSFRYLNDRGDVVKREHPFEGILPNMERRYRETESQSVREELAKYLSTQPCPECAGTRLRREARHVFIDERNLPGLTTLPVGAAAEYFAQLTLPGNRGEIAEKILKEIRERLAFLVNVGLDYLTLDRSADTLSGGEAQRIRLASQIGAGLVGVMYILDEPSIGLHQRDNERLLGTLVHLRDLGNTVIVVEHDEDAIRLADYVVDIGPGAGIHGGRIVSQGTPGEVMNDPNSLTGMYLSGRMKIPVPPERTPPRKNEWLRLKGACGNNLQNVNLEIPVGLMTCVTGVSGSGKSTLINNTLHPITATALNGATTLDVAPYTSFDGLQHLDKVVDIDQSPIGRTPRSNPATYTGLFTPIRELFAGTQEARSRGYKAGRFSFNVKGGRCEACQGDGLIKVEMHFLPDIYVPCDVCKSKRYNRETLEIKYKGKSIHEVLEMTIEEARSFFDAVPALARKLQTLIEVGLSYIRLGQSATTLSGGEAQRVKLARELSKRDTGKTLYILDEPTTGLHFADIQQLLDVLHRLRDHGNTVVVIEHNLDVIKTADWVVDLGPEGGFKGGQIIAAGTPEQVSEMKQSHTGLFLGPLLKRDRA, from the coding sequence GTGGATACCATTCTCATCCGTGGGGCGCGCACCCACAATCTGAAGAACGTCGATCTCGATCTGCCCCGTGACAAGCTCATCGTCATTACCGGTCTGTCCGGTTCGGGAAAATCATCACTCGCCTTCGACACGCTCTACGCCGAAGGCCAGCGTCGTTACGTCGAGTCGCTGTCGGCCTATGCCCGCCAGTTCCTGGCGATCATGGAAAAGCCGGACGTCGACCATATCGAAGGTCTGTCGCCAGCGATCTCGATCGAACAGAAATCGACTTCGCACAACCCGCGTTCGACTGTCGGCACCATTACCGAAATCTACGATTATCTGCGCCTGCTATTCGCGCGAGTCGGCACCCCGCGGTGCCCGGACCATGATCTGCCGCTGACTGCTCAAACCGTCAGCCAGATGGTCGACCAGGTGCTTGCCATGCCCGAGGGCAGCAAGCTGATGCTGCTCGCGCCAGTGATGCGCGAGCGCAAGGGCGAGCACCTGGCACTGTTCGACGAGCTGCGTGCGCAGGGCTTCGTTCGCGCTCGCATCAACGGCCGCATTCATGATCTGGACGAAGCACCGGCACTGGAAAAGAACAAGAAGCACACCATCGAAGTCGTCGTCGATCGCTTCAAGGTGCGCGCCGATCTGCAGCTGCGTCTGGCCGAGTCCTTTGAGACCGCGCTGAACCTCGCCGACGGGCTGGCGATCATCGCGCCCATGGAAGGTGAAGAACTGGCGCCGGAAATCGTCTTCAGCGCACGTTTCGCCTGCCCGCAATGCGGTCACTCGATCAGCGAACTGGAGCCGCGGCTGTTTTCGTTCAACAATCCCGCCGGTGCCTGCCCCGTTTGCGATGGCCTGGGGGTCAAGCAATTTTTCGACAGCAAGCGACTGGTCAACGGCGAGCTGACTCTGGCCGAAGGCGCGATTCGCGGCTGGGACCGGCGCAACGTCTACTATTTTCAGATGCTCAGTTCGCTGGCCAACCACTACGGTATCGATCTGGATCAGCCATTCGGCGAACTGCAGGACAAACATCGCAAGCTCATCCTAAGCGGCACCGGTACCGAGAAGGTCAGCTTCCGTTATCTGAATGATCGCGGCGATGTCGTCAAGCGTGAGCACCCGTTCGAAGGCATCCTGCCTAATATGGAGCGCCGTTATCGAGAAACCGAATCGCAAAGCGTGCGCGAAGAGCTGGCCAAGTACCTCAGTACTCAGCCGTGTCCGGAGTGCGCCGGCACCCGACTGCGTCGCGAGGCCCGCCATGTATTCATCGACGAGCGCAACCTCCCCGGGCTGACAACTCTTCCGGTCGGCGCCGCTGCCGAATACTTTGCGCAGCTGACGCTGCCGGGCAATCGCGGCGAGATCGCCGAGAAAATCCTGAAGGAAATCCGCGAACGCCTGGCGTTCTTGGTTAACGTCGGGCTCGATTACCTGACGCTTGACCGCAGCGCAGACACACTGTCAGGCGGTGAAGCGCAGCGCATTCGCCTCGCCAGCCAGATCGGCGCAGGGCTGGTCGGGGTGATGTACATCCTTGACGAGCCGTCCATCGGCCTGCACCAGCGAGACAACGAGCGCCTGCTGGGAACGCTCGTACACCTGCGTGATCTGGGCAATACCGTCATCGTGGTGGAACATGACGAAGACGCGATCCGACTCGCCGACTATGTTGTGGATATCGGTCCCGGCGCCGGTATCCACGGTGGTCGAATCGTATCGCAGGGCACGCCCGGGGAAGTGATGAACGACCCCAATTCGTTGACCGGGATGTACCTGTCGGGCCGGATGAAAATCCCAGTCCCGCCGGAGCGCACCCCGCCGCGCAAGAACGAGTGGCTGCGCCTGAAAGGCGCCTGCGGCAACAATCTGCAGAACGTCAACCTGGAGATACCCGTCGGCCTGATGACGTGCGTCACCGGCGTCTCCGGGTCGGGCAAGTCGACGCTGATCAACAATACTCTCCACCCAATCACGGCGACCGCGCTGAATGGCGCGACGACGCTGGATGTCGCGCCTTACACGAGCTTCGACGGCCTGCAGCATCTGGACAAGGTCGTGGACATCGACCAAAGCCCGATCGGACGGACTCCACGCTCCAACCCAGCGACCTATACCGGACTGTTCACCCCGATTCGCGAACTGTTCGCCGGTACCCAGGAAGCGCGCTCACGCGGCTACAAGGCCGGACGCTTCTCGTTCAACGTCAAGGGCGGGCGCTGTGAAGCCTGTCAGGGCGACGGCCTGATCAAGGTCGAGATGCACTTCCTACCGGACATCTACGTGCCATGCGACGTCTGCAAGAGCAAGCGCTACAATCGCGAGACGCTGGAGATCAAGTACAAGGGCAAGAGCATCCACGAGGTGCTGGAGATGACCATCGAGGAGGCGCGGAGCTTCTTCGACGCGGTACCGGCACTGGCCCGCAAGCTGCAAACGCTGATTGAGGTGGGTCTGTCATACATCCGCCTTGGTCAATCCGCGACCACTCTGTCGGGGGGTGAAGCCCAGCGCGTCAAACTGGCTCGCGAACTGTCCAAGCGCGACACTGGCAAGACGCTATATATCCTCGACGAACCGACGACCGGCTTGCACTTTGCCGATATTCAGCAACTGCTCGATGTCCTGCATCGTTTACGTGACCACGGCAACACGGTCGTGGTCATCGAACACAACCTGGATGTGATCAAGACGGCCGACTGGGTCGTCGATCTGGGGCCGGAAGGAGGCTTCAAGGGCGGGCAGATCATTGCCGCCGGCACCCCTGAGCAGGTATCGGAAATGAAGCAATCGCATACCGGCCTGTTTCTGGGGCCGCTTCTCAAGCGGGATAGGGCATAG
- the rplR gene encoding 50S ribosomal protein L18: MSDKKVIRLRRARRSRLKQRELEAVRLCVYRSSQHMYAQVISADGSQVLASASTLDESLRNGGTGNIEAAKKVGLLVAERAKAAGVTQVSFDRSGFKYHGRVKALADAAREGGLEF, from the coding sequence ATGAGCGATAAAAAAGTTATTCGTCTCCGTCGCGCTCGCCGTTCGCGTCTGAAGCAGCGCGAGCTGGAAGCCGTACGTCTGTGCGTGTACCGTTCTTCGCAGCACATGTACGCACAAGTGATCTCAGCTGACGGCTCGCAGGTACTGGCCAGCGCCTCCACTCTCGACGAGAGTCTGCGCAATGGCGGTACCGGTAATATCGAAGCCGCCAAGAAAGTCGGTCTTCTCGTGGCTGAGCGCGCCAAGGCCGCCGGTGTTACACAGGTCTCCTTCGACCGTTCCGGCTTCAAGTACCATGGCCGCGTGAAAGCGCTGGCCGACGCCGCTCGTGAAGGCGGGCTGGAATTCTAA
- the rpsM gene encoding 30S ribosomal protein S13, translating into MARIAGVNIPDNKHTVISLTYIFGIGQTKAQEICAATGIAPSAKIKELSEEQVDLLRNEVAKSTVEGDLRRVINMNVKRLMDLGCYRGLRHRKGLPVRGQRTKTNARTRKGPRKPIRK; encoded by the coding sequence ATGGCCCGTATTGCAGGCGTCAACATCCCGGATAACAAGCATACTGTTATCTCACTGACCTATATCTTCGGTATCGGTCAGACCAAGGCACAGGAAATCTGTGCCGCCACTGGCATCGCCCCCAGTGCAAAGATCAAGGAACTCAGCGAGGAGCAGGTCGATCTGCTGCGCAATGAGGTAGCCAAGAGCACCGTTGAAGGTGACCTGCGTCGTGTGATCAACATGAACGTCAAGCGTCTCATGGATCTGGGTTGCTATCGTGGTCTGCGTCACCGTAAGGGCCTTCCGGTCCGCGGTCAGCGCACCAAGACCAACGCTCGTACCCGCAAGGGTCCGCGCAAGCCGATCCGTAAGTAA
- the rplO gene encoding 50S ribosomal protein L15, whose product MKLNDLRSAPGARREKHRPGRGIGSGLGKTGGRGHKGLTSRSGGSVAPGFEGGQQPLHRRLPKFGFVSKIAMVTAEIRTSELNKLDAEVVDLQALKDANIIGNKYTRAKIVLSGDLTKAVTVKGLMATKGARAAIEAAGGKFEE is encoded by the coding sequence ATGAAACTGAATGATCTACGTTCCGCACCGGGCGCGCGCCGTGAAAAGCATCGCCCCGGTCGTGGTATCGGTAGCGGCCTCGGCAAGACCGGTGGCCGCGGCCACAAGGGTCTGACTTCGCGTTCCGGCGGCAGTGTTGCACCGGGCTTCGAGGGTGGCCAGCAGCCGTTGCACCGCCGCCTGCCGAAATTCGGCTTCGTGTCGAAAATCGCGATGGTTACTGCTGAAATTCGTACTAGCGAGCTGAACAAGCTGGATGCGGAGGTCGTCGATCTGCAGGCATTGAAAGATGCCAACATTATCGGCAACAAGTACACCCGTGCGAAGATTGTCCTGTCCGGCGACCTGACCAAGGCTGTAACGGTCAAGGGTCTGATGGCGACCAAGGGCGCGCGGGCAGCGATTGAAGCAGCTGGCGGCAAGTTCGAGGAATAA
- the rpmD gene encoding 50S ribosomal protein L30, whose amino-acid sequence MAKATIKVTQFKSVAGRLPNHKACIKGLGLRRIGHTVEVEDTPSVRGMINKVAYMVRVEG is encoded by the coding sequence ATGGCTAAAGCAACAATCAAAGTAACGCAGTTCAAAAGCGTTGCCGGTCGCCTGCCGAACCACAAGGCATGCATCAAGGGCCTGGGTCTGCGCCGTATCGGGCACACCGTCGAGGTCGAAGATACCCCGTCTGTACGTGGGATGATCAATAAGGTCGCCTACATGGTTCGGGTTGAGGGCTAA